Proteins encoded within one genomic window of Streptomyces profundus:
- a CDS encoding PEP/pyruvate-binding domain-containing protein, with translation MKGKDFVTGERISRPQLTGVAVELTDPRAARAELTGGKAAALARASAAGLPVLPGFVVLPAGANQRGADPEQLWRRLSDEGRRPLAVRSSSSAEDTADSAMAGRFVSVLDVRGLDAFRAALRAVRESAAAVEGPPAPMAVLVQPMLECRVGGVLFGADPVAGRTDRLLLSALPGGPDRLVSGAAQGESARLTPRGRPLDDTVSGLLARAELRRLAALARRTRRIFGSPQDIEFGFAADTGRLHVFQSRPITAMGPRPRRGARLLGPGPVAETLPEPLLPLEEDLWVTPLSHGLATALDLGGAAARHRLRALPVVRTVQGRAVADLGLLGLVPPRSRLLSLLNPLPPARRLAAAWRMGRLRGALPGLALALQADVDRELATTPPLAELTPADLVAALRWSRGVLLALHAQEALAGALLTDSEEAGGGAAAALAALRHGRAEGLSDAALAASRPEVLALVPPSLTRPLRLPAHATDGGPAPGTLTPREGLRLRVRWVQEFQTRLVREVAARTVAIDRIALLRWPELLDVARGQPLPTDLAWRRPRQPGAPLPDAFRLAGDEAVVASDRRGGEGAVGVSAGRVWGVAWDGGGEPPADAVLVVRHLDPALAPTLPSLVGLIAQTGSPLSHLAVLARELRLPMVTGAAAAVERFPPGTPLVVDGGSGEIAVRELTCEIRG, from the coding sequence ATGAAGGGTAAGGATTTCGTGACGGGCGAGCGCATATCCCGTCCCCAGCTGACCGGTGTCGCCGTCGAGTTGACCGATCCGCGCGCCGCGCGCGCGGAGCTCACCGGCGGGAAGGCCGCGGCGCTGGCCCGGGCCTCGGCCGCCGGGCTGCCCGTGCTGCCCGGCTTCGTGGTGCTCCCGGCCGGGGCCAACCAGCGGGGCGCCGACCCCGAGCAGCTGTGGCGGCGGCTGAGCGACGAGGGGCGCCGCCCGCTGGCGGTGCGCTCCTCCTCGTCCGCCGAGGACACCGCGGACTCCGCGATGGCGGGCCGGTTCGTCTCCGTCCTCGACGTGCGCGGCCTCGACGCCTTCCGCGCCGCGCTGCGCGCCGTCCGGGAGTCGGCGGCGGCCGTCGAGGGGCCGCCGGCGCCGATGGCGGTGCTGGTCCAGCCGATGCTCGAATGCCGCGTCGGCGGCGTGCTGTTCGGCGCCGACCCGGTCGCGGGCCGCACCGACCGGCTGCTGCTCAGCGCGCTGCCCGGCGGCCCCGACCGCCTGGTGAGCGGCGCCGCGCAGGGCGAGAGCGCCCGGCTCACCCCGCGCGGCCGGCCGCTGGACGACACGGTGTCCGGCCTCCTCGCCCGCGCCGAGCTGCGTCGACTCGCGGCGCTGGCCCGCCGGACCCGGCGGATCTTCGGCTCCCCGCAGGACATCGAGTTCGGCTTCGCCGCCGACACCGGCCGCCTCCACGTCTTCCAGTCCCGCCCGATCACCGCCATGGGCCCGCGCCCCCGGCGCGGCGCCCGGCTGCTCGGCCCCGGCCCTGTCGCCGAGACGCTCCCCGAGCCGCTGCTGCCGCTGGAGGAGGATCTCTGGGTCACCCCGCTCTCCCACGGCCTGGCCACCGCGCTCGACCTCGGCGGCGCCGCCGCCCGCCACCGGCTGCGCGCGCTGCCCGTGGTGCGCACCGTGCAGGGGCGCGCGGTGGCCGATCTCGGGCTGCTCGGCCTGGTCCCGCCGCGCAGCCGGCTGCTCTCCCTGCTCAACCCGCTGCCGCCGGCCCGCCGGCTGGCCGCCGCCTGGCGGATGGGCCGGCTGCGGGGCGCGCTCCCCGGGCTCGCCCTCGCTCTCCAGGCCGACGTGGACCGGGAGTTGGCCACCACGCCGCCGCTGGCCGAGCTGACCCCGGCCGATCTGGTGGCCGCGCTGCGCTGGTCGCGCGGCGTCCTGCTGGCGCTGCACGCCCAGGAGGCGCTGGCCGGAGCGCTGCTCACGGACAGCGAGGAGGCCGGCGGCGGCGCCGCCGCGGCGCTGGCCGCGCTGCGCCACGGGCGGGCCGAGGGGCTGTCGGACGCGGCGCTGGCCGCGTCCCGCCCCGAGGTGCTGGCGCTGGTCCCGCCCAGCCTGACCCGCCCGCTGCGGCTGCCGGCGCACGCCACGGACGGCGGCCCCGCCCCCGGCACGCTCACCCCGCGCGAGGGGCTGCGGCTGCGGGTGCGCTGGGTGCAGGAGTTCCAGACGCGGCTGGTGCGCGAGGTCGCGGCGCGCACGGTGGCGATCGACCGGATCGCGCTGCTGCGCTGGCCTGAACTGCTCGATGTGGCACGCGGCCAGCCGCTCCCCACCGACCTCGCCTGGCGCCGCCCGAGACAGCCGGGGGCACCGCTGCCGGACGCGTTCCGGCTGGCCGGGGACGAGGCGGTGGTGGCCAGCGACCGGCGCGGCGGCGAGGGCGCGGTCGGTGTCTCGGCCGGCCGGGTCTGGGGCGTGGCCTGGGACGGCGGCGGCGAGCCGCCGGCGGACGCGGTGCTGGTGGTCCGCCATCTCGACCCGGCGTTGGCCCCGACGCTGCCCTCGCTGGTCGGCCTGATCGCGCAGACCGGCAGCCCGCTGTCCCATCTCGCGGTGCTCGCACGGGAGTTGAGGCTGCCCATGGTGACGGGAGCGGCGGCGGCCGTGGAGCGCTTCCCGCCCGGCACCCCGCTGGTCGTGGACGGCGGCAGCGGCGAGATCGCGGTGCGCGAGCTGACCTGCGAGATACGCGGTTGA
- a CDS encoding nuclear transport factor 2 family protein, with product MSERSPARDDGLDPLGRLVAERACERVILDVVHCLDLGEPASAAELFTVDGVWEWPAGERRVEGRAALRRYFGGRPESRLSRRVSSNVRVTVRSAETAGATSYLTTFRVDGHRGELVSAGPPVQVGHYTDTFSFDRESGRWLLAHRVLHLAFGGPTPKAPTG from the coding sequence ATGAGTGAGAGATCGCCAGCGCGGGATGATGGGTTGGATCCGTTGGGGCGGCTGGTCGCCGAGCGGGCGTGTGAGCGGGTGATCCTCGACGTGGTCCACTGCCTGGACCTGGGGGAGCCCGCCTCCGCCGCCGAGTTGTTCACCGTCGACGGGGTGTGGGAGTGGCCGGCGGGGGAGCGGCGCGTCGAGGGGCGGGCGGCGCTGCGGCGTTACTTCGGCGGCCGGCCCGAGTCGCGGCTCTCCCGCCGCGTCTCCAGCAACGTGCGGGTCACCGTGCGTTCGGCCGAGACGGCGGGCGCCACCAGTTACCTCACCACCTTCCGGGTGGACGGGCACCGGGGTGAGCTGGTGTCGGCCGGCCCGCCCGTGCAGGTGGGGCACTACACAGACACCTTCAGCTTCGACCGCGAGTCGGGGCGCTGGCTGTTGGCGCACCGCGTCCTGCACCTCGCCTTCGGCGGCCCGACGCCGAAGGCGCCCACCGGCTGA
- a CDS encoding SIMPL domain-containing protein has product MTEPSTSSKAAARSTSPQVAVRGEARLEVDPETARIGITVGARGSDRRAALNDLTRRNNAALELLKSYGEAVEKIETGAFAITPELRSGRTERVRAYYGKVHLQAVVADFTALGELTTRLADLELTSVSGPWWGLRPDSPVHRRTRQQAVRQAVERAREYAEALGAELVGLIDLADPGAEALPEMAPASFGGTRGAAAPGAASGQPPALDLEPRRQTVYARVNARFTITAPIL; this is encoded by the coding sequence GTGACGGAGCCCAGCACGTCGTCGAAGGCGGCGGCCAGGTCCACGTCGCCGCAGGTCGCGGTGCGGGGCGAGGCGCGCCTTGAGGTCGATCCCGAGACGGCGCGGATCGGGATCACCGTGGGCGCGCGGGGCAGCGACCGGCGGGCCGCGTTGAACGATCTGACCCGCCGCAACAACGCCGCCCTGGAGCTGCTGAAGTCCTACGGCGAGGCGGTCGAGAAGATCGAGACCGGGGCGTTCGCGATCACCCCCGAGCTGAGGTCCGGCCGCACCGAGCGGGTGCGCGCCTACTACGGCAAGGTCCATCTCCAGGCCGTCGTCGCGGACTTCACCGCGCTGGGCGAACTCACCACCCGCCTCGCGGACCTGGAGTTGACCAGCGTCTCAGGACCCTGGTGGGGGCTGCGGCCGGACTCGCCCGTGCACCGGCGGACCCGGCAGCAGGCGGTACGGCAGGCCGTCGAACGGGCCCGGGAGTACGCGGAGGCGCTGGGTGCCGAGCTGGTCGGCCTGATCGACCTGGCCGACCCGGGGGCCGAGGCCCTGCCGGAGATGGCCCCCGCGAGCTTCGGCGGAACGCGCGGCGCCGCAGCGCCGGGAGCCGCGTCGGGCCAACCACCCGCACTGGACCTGGAGCCCCGTCGCCAAACCGTCTACGCGCGGGTCAACGCCCGCTTTACGATCACCGCCCCCATCCTCTGA
- a CDS encoding LacI family DNA-binding transcriptional regulator, protein MAVTLADVAVRAGVSAATVSRVLNGNYPVAGATRNRVLRAVEELEYVVNGPASALAAATSDLVGVLVNDIADPFFGIMAGAVQSEIGEPAADRGGPKLAVVCNTGGSPERELHFLTLLQRQRAAAVVLTGGALEGGDHRAALTTRLNRLEAAGAQVVLCGRPPLEGTDFPAITFDNRAGARLLTEHLLTLGHRRLGYLAGPAARTTTRHRLEGHRAALAAAGLDQDAERLTVRGSYDRAAGYEGALELLRREPELTAIVAANDTVALGACAALRDKGVRIPDDVSVAGFDDLPFAVDATPGLTTVRLPLHEAGARAGRLALGREEAPPGAPITCPGELMLRGSTAAPGRRGAPDRRGLNHGPVGGV, encoded by the coding sequence ATGGCAGTGACGCTGGCGGACGTTGCGGTCCGCGCGGGGGTGTCCGCGGCGACCGTCTCGCGGGTGCTGAACGGGAACTACCCGGTGGCCGGCGCCACCAGGAACCGGGTGCTGCGGGCCGTCGAAGAGCTGGAATACGTGGTCAACGGGCCGGCCAGCGCGCTGGCCGCCGCCACGTCCGACCTGGTCGGCGTTCTGGTCAACGACATCGCCGACCCGTTCTTCGGCATCATGGCCGGCGCCGTCCAGTCCGAGATCGGCGAACCGGCCGCGGACCGGGGCGGCCCCAAGCTGGCCGTCGTCTGCAACACCGGCGGCTCGCCCGAGCGCGAACTGCACTTCCTCACCCTGCTGCAACGACAGCGCGCCGCGGCCGTCGTCCTCACCGGCGGCGCCCTGGAGGGCGGCGACCACCGCGCCGCGCTGACCACCCGGCTCAACCGCCTGGAGGCGGCGGGCGCGCAGGTGGTGCTCTGCGGACGCCCCCCGCTGGAGGGCACCGACTTCCCGGCCATCACCTTCGACAACCGCGCCGGGGCCCGGCTGCTGACGGAACATCTGCTGACGTTGGGCCATCGGCGCCTCGGCTACCTCGCGGGCCCCGCCGCCCGCACCACCACCCGGCACCGCCTGGAGGGCCACCGGGCGGCGCTGGCCGCCGCCGGCCTCGACCAGGACGCCGAGCGGCTCACCGTCCGGGGCAGCTACGACCGGGCCGCCGGCTATGAGGGCGCGCTCGAACTGCTCCGCAGGGAGCCGGAGTTGACGGCCATCGTCGCCGCCAACGACACGGTCGCGCTGGGCGCCTGCGCGGCGCTGCGGGACAAGGGCGTACGGATTCCCGACGATGTGTCGGTGGCCGGCTTCGACGACCTCCCCTTCGCGGTCGACGCGACGCCGGGGCTGACCACCGTCCGGCTCCCGTTGCACGAGGCCGGCGCGCGGGCCGGACGTCTGGCGCTGGGGCGCGAGGAGGCGCCCCCCGGCGCCCCGATCACCTGCCCGGGCGAACTGATGCTCCGCGGCTCGACCGCCGCGCCCGGCCGGCGCGGTGCGCCCGACCGGCGCGGGCTGAACCACGGGCCGGTGGGGGGAGTTTGA
- a CDS encoding Gfo/Idh/MocA family protein: protein MTTQSVAERRTVKIAMNGVTGRMGYRQHLVRSILAIREQGGVPLGDGTVIWPEPLLVGRREGALREMAARHGLDQDVVSTDLDAVLSDPEVDVYFDAQVTLAREEAIGKAIAAGKHIYTEKPTATGLDGALALARQARDAGIKHGVVQDKLFLPGLLKLKRLIDGGFFGEILSVRGEFGYWVFEGDWQEAQRPSWNYRAQDGGGIVVDMFPHWEYVLHELFGRVESVQALATTHIPRRWDEAGAAYEATADDSAYGVFQLAGGAVAQINSSWAVRVNRDELVEFQVDGTEGSAVAGLRGCRAQHRSATPKPVWNPDLPATERFREQWQEVPDNGEFDNGFKAQWELFLRHVVADEPYGWDLLAGARGVQLAELGLRSSAEGRRLPVPELSL from the coding sequence ATGACGACGCAGTCGGTCGCCGAACGCAGAACGGTCAAGATCGCCATGAACGGCGTGACGGGTCGCATGGGGTACCGCCAGCACCTGGTGCGATCGATCCTCGCCATCCGGGAACAGGGCGGGGTGCCCCTGGGCGACGGCACGGTGATCTGGCCCGAGCCGCTGCTGGTGGGCCGCCGGGAGGGCGCGCTGCGCGAGATGGCGGCCCGCCACGGCCTGGACCAGGACGTGGTCAGCACCGATCTGGACGCGGTGCTCTCCGACCCCGAGGTGGACGTCTACTTCGACGCCCAGGTGACCCTCGCCCGCGAGGAGGCCATCGGCAAGGCGATCGCGGCCGGCAAGCACATCTACACCGAGAAGCCGACCGCCACCGGGCTCGACGGGGCGCTCGCGCTGGCCCGGCAGGCCAGGGACGCCGGCATCAAGCACGGCGTGGTGCAGGACAAGCTGTTCCTGCCGGGCCTGCTCAAGCTCAAGCGCCTGATCGACGGCGGCTTCTTCGGCGAGATCCTGTCGGTGCGCGGCGAGTTCGGCTACTGGGTCTTCGAGGGCGACTGGCAGGAGGCGCAGCGCCCCTCCTGGAACTACCGCGCCCAGGACGGCGGTGGCATCGTGGTGGACATGTTCCCGCACTGGGAGTACGTGCTGCACGAGCTGTTCGGCCGGGTGGAGAGCGTGCAGGCGCTGGCCACCACCCATATCCCGCGCCGCTGGGACGAGGCGGGCGCGGCCTACGAGGCGACCGCGGACGACTCGGCGTACGGCGTCTTCCAGCTGGCCGGCGGGGCCGTGGCGCAGATCAACTCCTCCTGGGCGGTGCGGGTCAACCGCGACGAGCTGGTCGAGTTCCAGGTGGACGGCACGGAGGGCTCGGCCGTGGCCGGGCTGCGCGGCTGCCGGGCGCAGCACAGGTCGGCGACGCCCAAGCCGGTCTGGAACCCGGACCTGCCCGCCACCGAGCGGTTCCGCGAGCAGTGGCAGGAGGTGCCGGACAACGGCGAGTTCGACAACGGGTTCAAGGCCCAGTGGGAGCTGTTCCTGCGCCATGTGGTGGCGGACGAGCCCTACGGCTGGGATCTGTTGGCCGGCGCCCGCGGGGTGCAGCTGGCCGAGCTCGGGCTGCGGTCGTCGGCCGAGGGCCGTCGGCTGCCGGTGCCCGAGCTGTCCCTGTGA
- a CDS encoding dihydrodipicolinate synthase family protein, with amino-acid sequence MIRLPDATGALREYRPRAEPAVFAPADAPLASRVVYSAAHVVADPFADVTPEEPAAVDWERTLAFRRHLWRQGLGVAEAMDTAQRGMGLDWAGAAELIRRSGAEAKAEGGLIACGVGTDQLTGPATTAEVRAAYEEQLAVVEETGARPILMASRALAQAASGPEDYPAVYGELLRQAAQPVILHWLGPMFDPALTGYWGSTDLDAATETFLEIIAAHPEKVDGVKVSLLDAGREVALRRRLPAGVRCYTGDDFHYPELIAGDEQGYSDALLGIFDPLGPLAAHAVRRLDAGDPAGFRAVLDPTVALSRHLFRAPTRYYKTGVVFLAWLAGHQEHFTMVGGLQSARSLPHLARAYELADGLGLFPDPELARGRMSQLLALHGVPQ; translated from the coding sequence GTGATCCGACTGCCCGACGCCACCGGCGCGTTGCGCGAGTATCGGCCGCGCGCCGAGCCCGCCGTGTTCGCGCCGGCGGACGCGCCCCTCGCCTCGCGCGTCGTCTACTCGGCCGCCCATGTGGTGGCCGACCCGTTCGCCGATGTCACGCCCGAAGAGCCGGCCGCCGTCGACTGGGAGCGCACCCTCGCCTTCCGTCGGCATCTGTGGCGGCAGGGGCTTGGCGTCGCCGAGGCGATGGACACCGCCCAGCGCGGCATGGGTCTCGACTGGGCCGGGGCGGCGGAGCTGATCCGCCGCTCCGGGGCGGAGGCGAAGGCCGAGGGCGGGCTGATCGCCTGCGGCGTGGGCACCGACCAGCTCACCGGGCCCGCCACGACGGCCGAGGTGCGGGCCGCCTACGAGGAGCAGTTGGCGGTGGTCGAGGAGACGGGCGCGCGGCCGATCCTGATGGCCTCGCGCGCGTTGGCCCAGGCCGCCTCTGGCCCCGAGGACTATCCGGCGGTCTACGGCGAGCTGCTGCGGCAGGCCGCCCAGCCGGTGATCCTGCACTGGCTCGGCCCGATGTTCGACCCGGCGCTCACCGGCTACTGGGGCAGCACGGACCTGGACGCGGCCACCGAGACCTTCCTGGAGATCATCGCCGCGCATCCGGAGAAGGTCGACGGGGTGAAGGTCTCGCTCCTTGACGCGGGGCGCGAGGTCGCGCTGCGCCGGCGCCTGCCGGCTGGCGTGCGCTGCTACACGGGCGACGACTTCCACTATCCCGAGCTGATCGCGGGCGACGAACAGGGTTACAGCGACGCCCTGTTGGGGATCTTCGACCCGCTCGGTCCGCTGGCGGCGCACGCGGTGCGCAGGCTGGACGCCGGCGATCCGGCCGGCTTCCGCGCGGTGCTCGACCCGACGGTCGCGCTCTCCCGGCATCTGTTCCGGGCGCCGACCCGCTACTACAAGACGGGTGTGGTCTTCCTGGCGTGGCTGGCCGGCCACCAGGAGCACTTCACCATGGTCGGCGGCCTCCAGTCGGCCCGTTCGCTGCCGCATCTGGCCCGCGCCTACGAGCTGGCCGACGGCCTGGGCCTCTTCCCCGATCCGGAGCTGGCGCGCGGCCGGATGTCCCAACTGCTCGCCCTGCACGGAGTGCCCCAGTGA
- a CDS encoding sugar phosphate isomerase/epimerase family protein, whose translation MTVKQLSLPELVKGLTGLGVPGVGLWREPVASYGLTAAARLVRDAGLTVTSLCRGGFLTAERPAERAAALDDNRAAIDEAATLGTDTLVLVSGGLPAGSRDLHGARERIADALAELGPYAAQRGVRLAIEPLHPMYAADRCVVSTLDQALDLAERFPAEQVGIVVDTYHLWWDDRLAAGIARAGASGRIHCYQLADWTTPLPAGVLNGRGQLGDGAVDFPWFDQAVRAAGYTGPVEVELFNDGLWAREGLAVLAETVARYRAIPR comes from the coding sequence ATGACCGTCAAGCAGCTGTCCCTGCCCGAGTTGGTCAAGGGCCTGACCGGGTTGGGCGTGCCAGGCGTGGGGCTGTGGCGGGAGCCGGTGGCCTCCTACGGGCTGACGGCCGCCGCCAGGCTGGTGCGGGACGCCGGGCTCACGGTGACCTCGCTCTGTCGGGGCGGCTTCCTCACCGCCGAGCGCCCGGCCGAGCGGGCCGCCGCGCTGGACGACAACCGGGCCGCGATCGACGAGGCGGCCACGCTGGGCACGGACACCCTGGTGCTGGTCTCGGGCGGGCTGCCCGCCGGCAGCCGGGATCTGCACGGCGCCAGGGAACGGATCGCCGACGCGCTGGCCGAGCTCGGCCCCTACGCGGCCCAGCGCGGGGTGCGGCTGGCGATCGAGCCGCTGCACCCGATGTACGCGGCCGACCGCTGTGTGGTCTCCACGCTGGACCAGGCCCTCGACCTGGCGGAGCGCTTCCCCGCCGAGCAGGTGGGGATCGTCGTGGACACCTACCACCTGTGGTGGGACGACCGGCTGGCCGCCGGCATCGCCAGGGCCGGGGCCTCGGGGCGGATCCACTGCTACCAGCTGGCGGACTGGACCACCCCGCTGCCGGCCGGCGTCCTCAACGGGCGCGGCCAGCTGGGCGACGGGGCGGTGGACTTCCCCTGGTTCGACCAGGCGGTCCGCGCCGCCGGCTACACAGGGCCGGTGGAGGTCGAGCTGTTCAACGACGGCCTCTGGGCCCGCGAGGGGCTCGCCGTGCTCGCCGAGACGGTCGCGCGCTACCGCGCCATCCCCCGCTGA
- a CDS encoding ATP-binding SpoIIE family protein phosphatase gives MASLRRGGQSGLFVLLLLSVLLIGAYQNWAGQPEATIRYASLSLLPPLVASALLPLLPTAVLGLASIVSVVLNFGFLLPVERTGARIVVIVTIVLAVVISLLSCWVRANREAKLRRVMIARDRLTLLSVATTHIGNTLDVDTTARELAEAAVPRFADLATVDLADPVLRGKDPSAGWLDGKAPFALRRVAQRSVLDGAPEAVLETGDTTHSLADSVPAQVLASGKARCSPLLDGLEELAGWLGVSPERADAVWREYGFHSGIAIPLRARGATLGVAVFLRHRRQESFDADDLLLAEEIVARAAVCVDNARRFTHEHRTSLALQRSLLPRRLPRLAAVDVASRYLPADSAMGVGGDWFDVIPLSGARVALVVGDVVGHGVHASATMGRLRSTVRTLADIDLPPDELLTHLDDVVIRLRFETEPADSERNGSEDTTGEFGATCLYVVYDPVSRHCSFARAGHPAPVLVRPDGGAEFLELSAGPPLGLGGLPFEATELDLPENSLLALYTNGLIESRGRDPSRAYDDLRQVLSRPTPSLDQLCDEVVKTVLVQQPTDDVALLLARTHALDASHVATWEIPDDPTAVASARDLVTSQLDGWGMAESAFTTELVVSELVTNAIRHADGPIQLRLIRERGLICEVSDSTSTSPHLRRARAFDESGRGLFIVARLTERWGTRHRAGGKTIWAELAP, from the coding sequence GTGGCTTCCCTCCGACGCGGTGGGCAGAGCGGCCTCTTCGTCCTGCTGCTGCTGTCCGTCCTGCTGATCGGCGCCTACCAGAACTGGGCCGGCCAGCCGGAGGCCACGATCCGCTACGCCAGCCTCTCGCTGCTGCCGCCGCTGGTCGCCAGCGCGCTGCTGCCGCTGCTGCCGACCGCCGTGCTCGGCCTCGCCTCGATCGTCTCCGTGGTGCTCAACTTCGGCTTCCTGCTCCCGGTGGAGCGGACCGGCGCCCGGATCGTGGTGATCGTCACCATCGTCCTGGCGGTCGTCATCAGCCTGCTGAGCTGCTGGGTGCGGGCCAACCGGGAGGCCAAGCTGCGCCGGGTGATGATCGCCCGCGACCGGCTGACGCTGCTCAGCGTGGCCACCACCCATATCGGCAACACGTTGGACGTCGACACCACCGCGCGTGAGCTGGCCGAGGCCGCCGTGCCGAGGTTCGCCGACCTGGCCACCGTCGACCTGGCCGATCCGGTGCTGCGCGGCAAGGATCCGAGCGCCGGCTGGCTGGACGGCAAGGCTCCCTTCGCGCTGCGCCGGGTCGCCCAGCGGTCCGTGCTGGACGGCGCGCCGGAGGCCGTGCTGGAGACGGGCGACACCACGCACTCCCTGGCCGACTCGGTGCCGGCCCAGGTGCTGGCCTCCGGCAAGGCGCGGTGCTCGCCCCTGCTGGACGGGCTTGAGGAGTTGGCAGGCTGGCTGGGCGTCTCCCCCGAGCGGGCCGACGCGGTCTGGCGCGAGTACGGCTTCCACTCGGGCATCGCCATCCCGCTGCGCGCCAGGGGCGCCACGCTGGGGGTCGCCGTCTTCCTGCGGCACCGGCGTCAGGAGTCCTTCGACGCGGACGACCTGCTGCTGGCCGAGGAGATCGTGGCGCGCGCCGCCGTCTGTGTGGACAACGCGCGCCGCTTCACCCATGAGCACCGCACCTCGCTGGCGTTGCAGCGCAGCCTGCTGCCCCGCCGGCTGCCCCGGCTGGCCGCCGTCGACGTGGCCAGCCGCTATCTGCCCGCCGACTCGGCGATGGGCGTCGGCGGCGACTGGTTCGACGTGATCCCGCTCTCCGGCGCCCGGGTCGCGCTGGTGGTGGGCGACGTGGTCGGGCACGGCGTGCACGCGTCGGCCACCATGGGCCGGCTACGCTCCACGGTGCGCACGCTGGCCGATATCGACCTCCCCCCGGACGAGCTGCTCACCCATCTGGACGATGTGGTGATCCGACTGCGGTTCGAGACCGAGCCCGCGGACAGCGAACGGAACGGGAGCGAGGACACCACGGGCGAGTTCGGCGCCACCTGCCTGTACGTGGTCTACGACCCGGTGTCCCGACACTGCTCCTTCGCCAGGGCCGGCCATCCGGCGCCGGTGCTGGTGCGCCCCGACGGCGGCGCCGAGTTCCTCGAACTGTCCGCGGGGCCACCGCTCGGCCTGGGCGGACTGCCCTTCGAGGCCACCGAGTTGGACCTGCCGGAGAACAGCCTGCTGGCGCTCTACACCAACGGCCTGATCGAGTCGAGGGGCCGGGACCCGAGCCGGGCCTACGACGATCTGCGGCAGGTGCTGTCCCGGCCGACGCCCTCCCTCGACCAGCTCTGCGACGAGGTGGTCAAGACCGTCCTGGTCCAGCAACCCACGGACGACGTCGCGCTGTTGCTCGCCAGGACCCACGCGCTGGACGCCTCGCACGTGGCCACCTGGGAGATCCCGGACGATCCCACGGCGGTGGCCAGCGCCCGCGATCTGGTCACCAGCCAACTGGACGGCTGGGGCATGGCGGAGTCGGCGTTCACAACCGAACTGGTGGTCAGCGAGCTGGTGACCAACGCGATCCGGCACGCGGACGGCCCCATCCAGCTGCGGCTGATCCGGGAGCGCGGCCTGATCTGCGAGGTCTCCGACAGCACCAGCACCTCCCCCCACCTGCGCCGGGCCCGTGCCTTCGACGAGAGCGGACGCGGCCTGTTCATCGTCGCCCGGCTCACCGAACGCTGGGGCACCCGGCACCGCGCCGGCGGCAAGACCATCTGGGCCGAACTGGCGCCCTAG
- a CDS encoding NUDIX domain-containing protein — protein sequence MTADEHGGPDDVLASGPLGMRLLSFDRAPENSVFATAPVGYALVALWHGERLLLVLERGRNCWELPGGGIEPGETSREAAVRELWEEAGQRLAPERLRFAGHARTLLPNKKELRGALYSAEIDEPAPWRENEEIAALHWWDLNGQPPGGQLQTVDAYLARLARP from the coding sequence ATGACTGCAGACGAACACGGGGGCCCCGACGACGTCCTGGCCAGTGGTCCGCTGGGGATGCGGCTGCTCTCGTTCGACCGCGCCCCCGAGAACAGCGTGTTCGCGACCGCGCCGGTCGGCTACGCGCTGGTGGCGCTCTGGCACGGGGAACGGCTGCTGCTGGTGCTGGAGCGGGGGCGGAACTGCTGGGAGTTGCCCGGTGGCGGGATCGAGCCAGGCGAGACGTCGAGGGAGGCGGCCGTGCGCGAGCTGTGGGAGGAGGCCGGCCAACGGCTGGCGCCCGAGCGGCTGCGCTTCGCCGGCCACGCGCGCACCCTGCTCCCGAACAAGAAGGAGCTGCGCGGCGCGCTGTACAGCGCGGAGATCGACGAGCCGGCGCCCTGGCGGGAGAACGAGGAGATCGCGGCCCTGCACTGGTGGGACCTGAACGGCCAGCCGCCCGGCGGCCAACTCCAGACCGTCGACGCCTACCTGGCCCGCCTGGCCCGGCCGTAG